The Corvus moneduloides isolate bCorMon1 chromosome 20, bCorMon1.pri, whole genome shotgun sequence region ACTTCATTCCTGGGTAGACACTTGCTTTCCTCTCATCCTGCGTGGCCACTCTCCAAAACCCAGTGCCCAGAGGCCACAACTGTTTCATCTGCCTTGCAGAAACCTTTCATCAGGCCCTTCAGCTGCTTCCTTTCAGGTTGGGACTGTGTCCCACTGGGGAGTTGAGacttctcctgcttctcccagaCACAGATCCCTCCACCACGACTCTCTGCCTGTGTCATGCACCCCAGAACGCATCAGCTGCTTCAAACACTGTCCCACAACAGTTTGCCTACCTGAGGAtcttggggctgctctgctgccccacCCAGAGCCAGGCTGAGTTGGACTGAAGCAGATTAAACAAGAGCCCCTTGACCtagcagcaccagctgcagtgGCGGGAGGCAGGGGCAGACCCATGTTTGCTCTCCACCTGGCTGGTGACTGTGGCATTCCAGTGTTTACTGAGCAGTACTCTTCAAAGTTAGCAAATACACTGTTCCCAGAGGAAATTCCTTCCAAGTCACTAAGCATTCACACAAGAGACCATTCCAATGATTCTTGCTGGCATGgggattattttctttgcaatccAGAACCACAGGCACCTCCACCTCAGCTGGTGTTTTCTGTAGGCACAAAGGAAATCAACCTGATctcttccagcagaaaagggggGCAGGACCCACTCAGCCCGCCCAGTGCAGAGGGCACTACAAATCCCTCTGTGTGACCGGCCACTCTAGAGCTCTGCGCTCCGGAGGGCATTCCCACAGGGAGCAATGGGTGAGTACAGGGCTGGAAAGCGGGCGCTCCTTGCCACCAACGGGGAGAGCAAAGGTAGGGCAGCTCAGCAAGAGGGAGAGGCTCCATGCACTGGTCCTTGCACACTGATGGTGGATCGGGGGCACCGGTGCCCTTTAGGGGCACTTGCCACCTCTTTGAGCACCAGCTGCTCATCCCATCTTCTGGCTCACCCCAGCCAGGCCCCTGCTCCAGGGACCAGGAGGGAAACTTGGCTCAGGCAGTTGTTGGGTACTTTGCTCTGCCCAAAACTACCCAATGTTTGACTTGTCCACAGCAGATCAAGGGGAAAAGGCCAGGTTGTCTGCCCCTTTGGCAAGTTTTGCAGcttgcagggagcagcctgATGCTGCCCAGCATACTTGGTGCCCTCCTGCACCTCACAGGCTCGTGGTAAATGTGGTACTGGCGCCATGGGAAGGACGATCAcgtttcttcttttcttcttgtcccTTTCTACCAGCTCGGTGTCCTCTGCTCCTTGCTTCCCTGCTCATCTTGGCTGCGCCAGGCCACTCTGTGCATATGCAAACCCTAAACACCTTCAAGAAATCTCCCTCTACCGATTCAGAGAGTGGTCTGAAGAGAACCAGTAGGTAGCATCCTATGGGCATCCGCTGTTGTGTGCCTGTGTACAGGACCCAGCCAGCTCTGGGTAGGGCAGGACCCTGAACTGTCCCTTagccctggcagtgctccaGGATGGTGGAGGCGGAGGTGTACCTAGTGCAGACTGCAGtgctctgtgtatgtgtgtgtgtgtgtgtgtgcactgtgCAGGCTGGGAAGGGTGGCTTTATGCTTGAAGGGGtcatttttccccattccctTAGTCACAGGCAGGGGCTAGGTGCTCTTCACCTTCCTCCCAGCACAACCCCTTTTTCAGGAGACCCAAAGGAGCCCACTAGTGACCATATTCAGTCTCTTGGACTGATATCAGCAGAGCTCAGTGAGTCTGGGGCCTATAACTGAGGCTGACTCCTTTTGGTCTTCCATATGGAAAAGGAACAGAGGGTTGAGGCCAAACCACTCTCACCTCCAGACCTCTCTGGAGCTGGTTATCCCCCAGGTGCTCTGGCCAGATGAACCTCCCTCCTGCCCAAGGTCTTGTCCTGATGCCCAGGCTTTTGTTCTATCcccctctgtgctgccccaGCTTGGCCCAGGGACTGCAGCGAGGTCCCAGTTCGCAGCCCCAGTGGCGTCTACATCATCCAGCCCACAGGACTGCACCCCATCATGGTGTACTGTGAGATGAGTGGGGCAGATGGGGGCTGGACCGTCATCCAGAGGAACCGGCAGGACACGGATATCACCTGGGATGAGTCTTGGAGCACCTACAAGCATGGCTTTGGGAATGTGCACACTGAGTTCTGGCTTGGCACTGAGTACATCCACCAGATCACCAAGCAGAAGATCTACCAGGTCAGGTTTGTCATCTGGGATGCCGCAAACAACATGAAGTTTGCAGACTACAacctgttcagcctggacaacGAGTCCCAGGGCTACCGGCTGAGGCTGGGAGTGCactcagggacagcagaggaTGCCATGGATTCAGATAATCCCAGGAAAGTGCATAACAACATGAAGTTCTCCACAAAGGATCGGGATCAGGACACTTACAAAGGGAACTGTGCCTCCCGCTATGGGGGTGGGTGGTGGTACTCGGCATGTTACTCTGTGCAGCTGAATGTCAGGGGGAGCCTGACAtggggcaacctgtgccaggggaaCTGCAGAGCCTCAGCCATCCTCATCAAACCAACTCCATACCACTAGAACTCCTTCCCCCTTCTGTCCACGCAGGGCACATGACCAGGCCAGTGCCCTGCTGGGGCCTGTTTGATGATGGGGCCCTGGGGGTGAACAGGGTTGTTCCTCGGTATAAAgaactgctttgttttcctcctgtcctgAAAAGTAGCAaagctcccagctctgtctctggCCGTTCACCTgtggtggattttggggggaataTTAGTAGAACGCATCTTTATAAACGCTGCAGTATCCAAGCATGCTCCTTCTGGGGAGAACTCTGTGCTCAGAAACCTGAGACCCTCCTGATCAGCATGGTCTTACT contains the following coding sequences:
- the LOC116453989 gene encoding fibrinogen-like protein 1-like protein; this translates as MARCPLLLASLLILAAPGHSVHMQTLNTFKKSPSTDSESGLKRTTWPRDCSEVPVRSPSGVYIIQPTGLHPIMVYCEMSGADGGWTVIQRNRQDTDITWDESWSTYKHGFGNVHTEFWLGTEYIHQITKQKIYQVRFVIWDAANNMKFADYNLFSLDNESQGYRLRLGVHSGTAEDAMDSDNPRKVHNNMKFSTKDRDQDTYKGNCASRYGGGWWYSACYSVQLNVRGSLTWGNLCQGNCRASAILIKPTPYH